The Sinorhizobium fredii USDA 257 region CGACGTTTGTCGCTTTGGCTGGCTCGAAATGCAACCGGATTCGATGGATCGGCGTTGAGATGGTGGCAACCGGCAACGAAACGGTGCAAATACCCTGGCGCGAACACAGGCTCGGTTGACTCGGCGTCATGGGGCGCCAACTATCCGCGCAACCAATAGCAATTCCCGGACGTGCAAGCATGAACCACGATGTCTACCCGGATCACTACCTCGCTGACATCCTGCGCGAGACCAAGACCATCGCGCTCGTAGGCGCGTCGCCGAAGGCAGAGCGTGCGAGCCACCGCGTCATGGCTTTCCTGCTACGCAAGGGCTACCGCGTCATCCCGGTCAATCCCGGTCATGCGGGCCGGGCGATCCTCGACCAGACCGTTGTGGCGAGGCTCGCGGATATTCAGGAGCCGATAGACATGGTCGACGTCTTTCGCGCCGCTCATGCCTTGCCTGCTTTGGTCGACGAAATCCTGGCGCTGCCGAACCTCCCGAAGGCGATCTGGGGTCAATTGTCGGTCCGCGACGACAAGGCGGCCGAAAAGGCCGAGGCTGCCGGCATCAACGTGGTCATGGACCGCTGTCCGGCGATTGAATACCCCCGCCTGATCGGTTGATCGATGAAGCCATGGAGGAATGAATGACGAAGGCCGGCCCCGGTTTCAGCACGCTCGCCGTCCATGCGGGGGCCCAGCCCGACCCGACGACGGGCGCGCGGGCAACACCGATCTACCAGACGACCAGCTTCGTCTTCAACGATGCGGATCACGCGGCCGCGCTCTTCGGCCTGCAGCAGTTCGGCAACATCTACACGCGCATCATGAACCCGACGCAAGCCGTGCTGGAAGAGCGCATCGCTGCGCTCGAAGGCGGAACGGCGGCTTTGGCGGTCGCCTCCGGGCATGCGGCCCAGCTCCTCGTCTTCCATACGATCATGAGCCCAGGAGATAACTTCGTTGCCGCAAGGCAGCTTTACGGTGGCTCCGTCAACCAGTTCGGCCAATCCTTCAAGTCCTTCGACTGGCAGGTCCGCTGGGCAGATTCCGCCGACCCGGAAAGCTTTGAAACGCAGATCGATGAGCGAACAAGGGCCATCTTCATCGAAGGCCTTGCCAATCCCGGCGGCCTGTTCGTCGATATAGCCGCCATTGCCGAAGTCGCACGCCGGCACGGGTTGCCGCTCATCGTCGACAACACGATGGCGACGCCCTATCTGCTGCGACCGCTGGAGCACGGCGCCGATATCATCGTCCACTCGCTCACCAAATTCATCGGCGGCCATGGCAACTCGATGGGCGGGATCATCGTCGACGGCGGCACGTTCGACTGGTCGAAATCCGGGAAATATCCGCTCCTCTCCGAGCCGCGTCCTGAATATGGCGGCGTCGTGCTACTCGAGGCCTTCGGCAATTTCGCCGTTGCGATCGCCGCGCGTGTACTGGGTCTCCGGGATTTCGGCCCGGCGATCTCGCCTTTCAATGCCTTCCTGATCCAGACCGGGGTCGAGACGTTGCCACTCAGGATGCAGCGCCATTGCGACAATGCGCTCGCCGTCGCGAAATGGCTGAAGGGCCAGGAAAAGGTCTCCTGGGTCCGCTATGCCGGGCTCGAGGACGACCCAAACCATGCGCTTCAGAAGCGCTATTCGCCGAAAGGGGCTGGTGCCGTCTTCACCTTTGGTCTTTCGGGTGGATACGAGGCGGGAAAGCGCTTCGTCGAAGGCCTCGAGATGTTTTCGCACCTTGCCAATATCGGCGACACCCGGTCGCTGGTCATCCACCCCGCCTCGACAACCCACCGGCAACTGACGCCGGAACAGCAGGTTGCGGCAGGAGCGGGGCCTGATGTCGTGCGCCTTTCGATCGGCATCGAAGATGTCGATGATATCATCGCCGACCTGGGACAGGCGCTCGCAAAGATCTGAACCGCAGGCGACCGCTGCGTCGCGCCGACAGAGGTGCCCCATGAGTCACATGCTGAAATTCGACCTTTCCTCGGCCGAGGCCGAGATCGGCGCCCCGGCACCGGACCGGCTGATTTCCGGAAACCCGGAGTTCCGCACCTGGAATTTTGAAGATGCGCCGGGAGGGCTTTACGCCGGCATCTGGGAGGCGACACCCGGAAAGTGGCGGATCGTCTATGACGAATGGGAATATTTCCACATCCTCTCCGGCCATTCGATCGTAACCGAAGATGGAGGCGAATCCGTCCATGTCAAGGCCGGCGACAGCATGATCCTGCGGCCGGGTTTTACGGGGACATGGGAAGTCGTCGTGACGACCCGCAAGGATTACGTGATCCGGCTCTGACGCGCGGCAACTCCCTCGGCTCGCCTAGTCACCTGCCGTTGGCGCCGACGTCGTTCGTCGGATCGTCGTTGCGGATGAGGCTGTCTGATCCGCCTTCGAGCTTGTTGTTACGCACCACGTTGTTCTGCGCGAAATCGAGATTGCTGGCGCTGCTGCCGAACGGGTAGGCCGGATCCGTGAAGCAATAGCTGCTGCTGCCGTTGCGCGAATTCAGCCAGACGGCCGGCTTTACGAGAAACGAAGACCGATAGCGGAAGGTGTTGCCGACGATCTGATTGTGCTGCGGTTTCTGGTGGCGGATGACGCCGCCTTCGCCGCAGTTGCGGTAGACGAATATGCCGCCATTGTCGGAGTGTTCGAAGATGTTGTTGGTGATGCGGTTGTTCGCCGAGCCGTCGATTGCGATCAGTTCACGCTTCTCCGTGGATATGCCGAAGACGTTGTTGCTGATCGTGTTGCCTGAGGACTCGGCGTCAAGATAGACGGCGACGGCTGTCGACCGGCCATTGACTTTCGAGTTGACGAGAGCCGCGTTGGTGACGCCGGGTCCAACATAGAAGGGGATGCCATCGGGTGCGTCGAAGGTGACGTTCTCGAGCCGCGCATTCTTCGGAGCAGAGGTTTGAGCAAATGCCGTGTGGTCGGGATTTCGTGACGACGCTTTCATGACCGCGCCATTGGCGTTCTCGCCAAGCCCGGAGATGCGGACGAAGCCCTTGATCCTGCAATTGCGGATCGTGACGCTCGATGGCGCATCCCAGGGGCCGGAGCCGGTTTTTCTGGAGCGAATGGCGACAGCGGTCTTCTCTTTGCGCGATTCGCCTGCGCTGACATCGAGCGTTCCGCCGCCGCAGTCGAGCACCGATCCGGAAGCGGCACTTCCCTCGAAGATCAGCGGATGGGTGATGACATCGGCCGCGGACAGGCGAAGGCTGCAGGCGAGCGTGATCGGATTGCTTCCGGGCGCCTTTAGCTTGGATTGGACCTCCGCGCCGCAATCCGGTTTTGCTTCGACATTCTCCACTGGCGGCGTGGGCGGAACCGTCGACGAGTCAGTTGGTGTCGAGGGTGTGGTCGGCTGACCCAACTCAGGTTGCGTAACCGAATACCGGGGCGGACCCCTGAAAGCCGCATCGGCGACCGTCGCCAGATCGTTCTGGCAGCCGCTCAAGGCAAGGCCGATGAAAACCAGGCTTGTGAACTTGATCGGCGGCATGGCAGGCTCCTGTCGCGGTTCGGTTCAGACCCGATTAGGCCTTTATGCTTAATCGATTCTGAACGCCGGCCCTGACTTTACGGCTACCAGACGAGGTCCAGCCGCTCCAGCCCGTGGAAGTGGAAGCTGTCCTTGACCTGCGGCTCATGCTTGAGCCGAAGGCAGGGCAGGCGCTGGAACAGGATCGGCAGGGACAAATTGAGCTCAAGCCGCGCAAGCGGCGCGCCGATGCAAAAATGCAGGCCGGCGCCAAACGAGACATTGGCGCCCTCGTTGCGGTCCGGTTTGAATTTGCCGGGGGCGGTGAATTTGCGCGGATCGACATTTGCCGCCCCGAGCATAAGGCCGATCTTGTCGCCCTTTCTAAGCGCGATGCCGTCCTCCAGTTCGATATCCGACAGTGCATAACGCTGGAAGATGTGGAGCGGCGCGGCGAAGCGCAGGCACTCCTCCACCGTTCGCTCCGTCGCTTCCTCGCCCGCGAAAAGTGTGGTGGGGGAGAGGCCGGATTGCAGGATGGTGCGGACCGCATTGCCGATCTGGTGTACGGTCGCCTCGTGACCGGCGTTCAGCAGCAGCACCGTCGTCGAGATAAGTTCGGCCTCCGAGAGGCGCTCGCCATCCTTCTCGGAATTGATCATATGGGTGAGCAGGTCGTCTGCGGGCTTCGTTCGTTTGTCAGTGATGATGTTCTTCAGGTATTCAGCAAATTCCGCCGACGCCTGGTTGGCGTCGAGCTCGGTTTCGAAGGTCGGATTGAAGACGTACATCTTCACCATGCGGTGCGACCAGTCGAGAAGGCGAGGGGCGGCCTCGACCGGAATGCCGAGCATGCGGGCGATGATGGTGACGGGGATCGTCTCGGCATAGCTCTTCAGCAGTTCGACCTCGCCATCCGTCTCGAAGCTGTCGATGATCGCGTGCGACAACGTTTCGATGTCCGGCCGGAGCTGTTCGATCTGCCGGGAAACGAAGGCGCGGTTGACGAGCGTCCGCAGCCGCGTGTGGGCCGGAGGCTCCAGTTCGAGCAGCGAATGCGCTTCCAGCGCGTCGAAGTCCTTGAGATGCGGCTTCGGCTCGGGCAGGCCGAGTTCCTCACGGGTCGCAACATGCAGGATCTGACGGCCGAAGCGGCGGTCGCGCAAAAGCGCGTTGACCTGATCATAGCCCGCGAAAAACCATTGCTGCGGCTCTTCCCAGAAGAAGGCCGGACATTGCGCATGGAGTGCGGCATAGGCCGGCAGCGGATTGCGGAAGAAGTCCGGATTGCGAACGTCGAGAGATGCGCGCCGGGCGGGGCCGTCTATGGTGAAAGCGGGGACTGCTGACATGACATCGGCTCTGGAAAACAGACGGATTGAATTCCACCATATCTCTATTGCGCCGGCCGCGGCTGCGGCAAGCGCAATCGACAGACCGTCCGGCTGAAGGAACAAGATCCCTAATATCGACTTTTTCAGTGGCAATGATCGGCCTCATTGAGCATGATGCGGCAGCAGCAGGGAACGGCATGGCAAGAACGCAAGGCAGTTTTTCCGCGGGCATCATGGCCGCGATCCGAAAACGGCGGCCGACCGTGGTCAATCGCGACGCGGCCGTGAGCCGTGGCGATGTCGTGATCGCCTCCTATAATATCCACAAATGCGTCGGCACCGACGGCCGGTTCGATCCAGGCCGCATCGCCCAGGTCATCGGCGAAATTGGCGCGGACATCGTCGCCCTCCAGGAGGCCGATCAGCGGTTCGGCGAACGCGCCGGGCTTCTGGATCTCGAGCATCTGCGACGCGAGGCTCATCTTGTGTCGGTGCCGATTTCTCCTTTCTCGGAAAAAGGGCATGGGTGGCACGGCAATGTCCTTTTGCTCAGGGAAGGTGCCGTATCGGACGTTCGGCAATTGAAACTTCCGGGCGTCGAGCCGCGGGGCGCGCTGGTCGTCGATCTCGACCTGAAGGTCGGACCGCTCAGGGTGATCGCCGCCCATCTTGGCCTGTTGCGTCACTCCCGGGCGCGCCAGGCAGAGACTATTCTGCGGGTCGCGGCCGATGGCGTCGGCCGGCCGACGCTGCTCATCGGCGACCTCAACGAATGGCGCATGGGGAAGCGTTCGTCGCTCACCTTCCTCAGTCCCATCTTCGACCCGAGCCATGCGACGGTCGCGAGCTTTCCGTCGCGCTTCCCACTGTTCCCCCTCGATCGCGTGCTTGGCAATCCGCATCATCTTGTGACTTCAGTGTCGGTACACGACACGCCGCTCGCGCGGGTGGCCTCCGATCACCTTCCGGTGAAGGCATCGATCGACCTGAAGGCCGCTCTCAAGGAAGGCGGTACCGATGACCGCTCCGGGTTGATCGATTTGGAGCCGGCGTGAAGGCCCGCTTGAGCAGCCCCTTAAATCGACACCATTTTTCGAGTAAAATCTCTCGACTATTCAAGATGTTGAAGGAGCCCCGGCGAGTCTGAAGACGCAGCCGATGCTGTGGACCGCGTGCATGTTCTTCTGGATTGCGTTCTTTCTTGCCGTTCTCCTCGGTCTTGTCGCTGCCGCGACACTATATGTCTATGGCGTATTCGGGCGCCGTCCGCAGGCGCCGCCATCCTTTGCCCTGCCTCTCACCGGGGAGCCGACCCGGATCGATGAAAGCGTCGCATCGCTTCTTGCCGCCCACTCCGGCGAATGCGCCGTCGCCCTGATTTCGGACAATATCGAGGCCTTCGTCGCGCGCGCCCATTCGGCGCGATCGGCCGGCCGCAGCCTCGACCTGCAATATTATTATTGGAAGGACGAACTGACGGGGTTTCTTCTGACCCGCGAAATCATTCAGGCGGCCGAGCGTGGCGTGCGTGTGCGGCTGCTGCTCGACGACATCAATGCCGGCATCCACGACCGGCTATGCATCGCGCTTGACGCGCATCCGAATGTCGATGTGCGCCTCTTCAATCCTAGCCGGGCGCGGACCGACCGTTTCCGCCGTGGCTTCGAAATGGCGGTCCGCGCCTTGAGCGCCACGCGGCGGATGCACAACAAGTTGTGGATCGCCGACGGCCGGGTGGCCATTGCCGGCGGACGGAATATAGGCGACGCGTATTTCGATGCCGCCGAACTGTCAAACTTCCGCGACCTGGATGTCTGGATGACGGGACCGGTGGTCGATCAGGCGACGGCCATGTTCGATCAATATTGGAACAGTGCATCCGTGTTGCCGATCGCGGCGCTTCGGACACCGCGCAAGCACTACCTGCCGGCGCTGCGCGAAACGCTCGATGCGCTGGCGCGGACCGCGGCGGCCCGCTTCTATCTGGAACGGGTGGGCGATGCGGAGACAGCAGCGGATCTCTATTGGGGCAGCCGCAGGCTTCACCGCAGCGCCGGCGTCCGCCTGGCTTTCGATCCGCCGGAAAAGGCGCTGATGCAGAAGCGGCAGAACTGGTTGCTGCGCGAGCTTTTTCCGCTGATCAATGGCGCCGAGTGCGACCTGCGCATCATGTCCCCCTATTTCATTCCTGGCGCCGAGGGAACGCGCCAACTGACGGCGCTCGCGAAGAAGGGCGTGCGGGTGGCGGTGCTCACGAATTCACTGGCGGCGACGGACGTTGCCGCCGTGCATGGCGGCTATATGAAATACCGCAAGGGCCTGCTGGAGGGGAGCATCGATCTTTACGAGCTGAAGGAAGACGGCGACGTGATCGATCGCCATCGCATGTCGCTGTTCGGGGCGCGCAATGCCAGCCTGCACACCAAGGCTTTCGTCGTCGATGGCAAGTCCGGTTATGTGGGATCGATGAACTTCGATCCGCGTTCCGCCTCTCTCAATACGGAGATGGGGGTGATTTTCTCCGACGAGGCACTGGCTGCCGAACTCCAGTCCATTTTCGACGAGGAGACGCTGCCGGAGAGGAGTTATCGGTTGGCGCTCGAAGGCGGAAGGCTCGTCTGGCGCGACCGGGCGAACGGAGCGACACGGCTGCTCGGACGGGAGCCGGACGCGGGCGCCCATCGCCGCCTGATTGCCGGAGCGATCCGCTTCTTGCCGCTCGAATCCCAACTCTGATAACAAGGACTTCGGTTTTACGGATCGTTTACCGCGACTTCGCGAATGCCTGTGAGCAAGGCGGCAATGGGCACGCCATCGGGCGGCAACGCTGGAAAATGTTCTATCGTCAGGTCGCCGCGGTCAATGAAAAACGTTGGTCCGAAGCGCTGCGACCATTAAGCTTATCGAATGTTCGCGACTTGAAGTGAAGGGCATTGACACTCTATGTAAGGACTGAGGCTTATCCAATGATTCCCGGTCCGCGAAGGGATTGCGGGCCCGACTATGAAGGTTCGATATGAGAAATCCAGTTGATACGGCCATGGCGCTGGTGCCGATGGTTGTTGAGCAGACCAACCGCGGCGAACGGTCCTACGACATCTATTCGCGGCTGCTCAAGGAGCGCATCATCTTCCTTACGGGCCCCGTCGAAGACCACATGGCGACGCTCGTCTGCGCGCAATTGCTCTTCCTGGAAGCCGAGAACCCGAAGAAGGAAATCGCCCTCTACATCAACTCGCCGGGCGGCGTCGTGACGGCTGGCATGGCGATCTACGACACCATGCAGTTCATCAAGCCGGCGGTATCGACGCTCTGCATCGGTCAGGCAGCGTCGATGGGCTCGTTGCTGCTGGCGGCCGGCCACAAGGACATGCGCTTTGCGACGCCCAATGCGCGCATCATGGTGCACCAGCCCTCCGGCGGCTTCCAGGGGCAGGCCTCCGACATCGAGCGGCATGCCAGAGACATTCTCAAGATGAAGCGCCGCCTGAACGAGGTCTATGTCAAGCATTGCGGCCGCACCTACGAGGAAGTCGACCAGACGCTCGATCGCGACCATTTCATGAGTGCCGACGAGGCGCTCGATTGGGGTCTGATCGATAAGGTAATCACCTCGCGCGAAGCTGCAGAGGGCAGTGAATAGGGTTGAAATCACGCCGCAGATGCGGTTGTGACACATTTGTAACGGCTGAGGGCTTTATCGGAAGGGCAAAGCCGTTAATATGAACCGCTAATGCTATGCCGGAGTTTAGGGTATAGCATGCGGATTTCGACGGGAGAGTCGTTGCAACCGAAATCAGGCATTGCCCTGAGGCGGTGAGTACTCCCAGGAACCCTGCGCGGCGCCTTGATCGCGCGCAAGGCGAATTGACTGGTCCGTGATATCTTTCCGAAGGTGTCCGGCGTGCTGGAAGGAAGTGAAAATGAGCAAGGTCAGCGGCAGCAACGGCGGTGACTCGAAGAATACCCTCTATTGTTCGTTTTGCGGCAAGAGCCAGCACGAAGTGCGCAAGCTGATTGCCGGCCCCACCGTGTTCATCTGTGATGAATGCGTGGAACTCTGCATGGACATCATCCGCGAAGAGAACAAAACCTCGATGGTCAAGTCCCGCGATGGCGTTCCCACCCCGCAGGAAATCATCAAGGTTCTCGACGAATACGTCATCGGGCAGCAGCAGGCCAAGCGCATCCTGTCCGTCGCCGTGCACAACCACTACAAGCGCCTTGCCCACGCGGCCAAGAGCAGCGACGTGGAACTGGCCAAGTCGAACATCATGCTGGTCGGTCCGACCGGTTGCGGCAAGACCTATCTGGCTCAGACGCTCGCCCGTATCATCGACGTGCCCTTCACCATGGCCGACGCGACGACGCTGACGGAAGCGGGCTATGTCGGCGAGGACGTCGAGAACATCATTCTGAAGCTGCTGCAGGCCGCCGACTACAACGTCGAGCGCGCCCAGCGCGGCATCGTCTACATCGACGAGGTCGATAAGATTTCGCGCAAGTCCGACAATCCGTCGATCACGCGCGACGTCTCGGGCGAGGGCGTGCAGCAGGCGCTGCTGAAGATCATGGAAGGCACCGTGGCCTCCGTGCCCCCCCAGGGCGGCCGCAAGCATCCGCAGCAGGAATTCCTGCAGGTGGATACGACCAACATCCTGTTCATCTGCGGCGGCGCCTTCGCGGGCCTTGATAAAATCATCTCCGCCCGCGGCGAAAAGACCTCGATCGGCTTCGGTGCCACGGTTCGCGCGCCGGAAGACCGGCGGGTCGGCGAAGTGCTGCGCGAACTCGAGCCGGAAGATTTGGTCAAGTTCGGCCTCATTCCGGAATTCATCGGCCGTTTGCCGGTTCTCGCGACCCTCGAGGATCTCGACGAGGACGCGCTGATCCAGATTCTGTCGGAGCCGAAGAACGCGCTCGTCAAGCAGTACCAACGGCTGTTCGAGATGGAAGACGTCGAGTTGACCTTCCACGAGGACGCCCTGCGCGAAATCGCCAAGAGGGCCATCGTCCGCAAGACCGGCGCCCGCGGCCTGCGCTCGATCATGGAGAAAATCCTGCTCGACACAATGTTCGAACTGCCGACGCTCGAGGGGGTTCGCGAGGTGGTGATCTCGGACGAAGTGGTCAAGGGAACCGCCCGGCCGCTCTATATCTACTCGGATCGCTCCGAAGAGAAGACCAACGTCTCGGCCTGACGGCTTGCCACGTTCAAATTGCACGAAAAAGCCCGCCCGAGTGCGGGCTTTTTCGTGCGCATACGGCGCATCCTTGATGCTCGCGAAGATGTGAAGGTGGAGATCAGCACGGCTCTTGTCCGCCGTGCGCCTTGTCGTTCGTGAGGACGGAGCAAGCTTGCGAACACTTTCGCCCTAAAATGATTGTGCTCGAGCGATTCGAATGTTGCGAAAGCTCCACAACAACGCAATGATACGACGATTCAATGAACGCGTTTGTGCGCCGGCGTCCGGGGAGCCACGTAAGGCCGGCATCAGCCTCTCAGCGTAAGAAACGGGAATTGTCCATGGAGGCGGAGAATGCGCCTAGCCTTGAAAAGGCCCCTGTTGCACTCCACTTTCATGAAGGAAATTTGACAGCCGGGAGTGCCGTTGAGGCTCCCGGGAACGGGCCCGAAATCGGGACGGAAAGGAAATGACATGACGAACAAAACGCCTCCGGCCGAAAGCGCGACCTATCCGGTTCTGCCGTTGCGCGACATTGTGGTCTTCCCGCATATGATTGTGCCGCTTTTCGTCGGCCGCGAGAAGTCCATCCGCGCGCTTGAAGAGGTGATGGGCACCGACAAGCAGATCATGCTGGCGACCCAGATCAATGCGACGGATGACGATCCGGAGCCTTCTGCGATCTACCGCGTCGGCACGATTGCCAATGTGCTGCAGCTTCTGAAGCTCCCCGATGGCACCGTCAAGGTTCTCGTCGAGGGGCGCGCACGGGCGGAGATCGACCGCTACACGGCACGCGAAGACTTCTACGAAGCGGTCGCCCATGTGCTGCGCGAGCCGGAAGAGGATCCGGTCGAGATCGAAGCGCTGAGCCGCTCGGTCGTCTCCGAATTCGAAAGCTACGTGAAGCTGAACAAGAAGATTTCCCCGGAAGTCGTCGGTGTCGCGAGCCAGATCGATGATTATTCCAAGCTCGCCGATACGGTTGCTTCGCACCTGTCGATCAAGATCGTCGAGAAGCAGGAAATGCTCGAGACGACCAGCGTGAAGATGCGCCTGGAAAAGGCGCTCGGCTTCATGGAAGGCGAGATCTCGGTTCTGCAGGTCGAAAAGCGAATCCGTTCGCGCGTCAAGCGGCAGATGGAGAAGACCCAGCGCGAGTACTACCTCAACGAACAGATGAAGGCGATTCAGAAGGAGCTCGGCGACAGCGAGGACGGCCGCGACGAGATGGCCGAACTCGAGGAGCGCATTGCCAAGACGAAACTTTCCAAGGAAGCCCGTGAGAAGGCCGACGCGGAGCTGAAGAAGCTGCGCCAGATGAGCCCGATGTCTGCGGAAGCGACCGTCGTGCGCAACTATCTGGATTGGCTTCTGGGCCTGCCCTGGGGCAAGAAGTCAAAGATCAAGACCGACCTCAACCACGCCGAGAAGGTGTTGGAGTTGGATCACTTCGGTCTCGACAAGGTCAAGGAGCGCATCGTCGAGTATCTGGCCGTGCAGGCGCGCTCCACGAAGATCAAGGGTCCGATCCTGTGCCTCGTCGGCCCTCCGGGCGTCGGCAAGACCTCGCTTGCCAAGTCGATCGCCAAGGCGACAGGCCGCGAATATATCCGCATGGCTCTCGGCGGCGTTCGCGACGAGGCGGAGATCCGTGGTCACCGCCGGACCTATATCGGCTCCATGCCGGGCAAGGTCGTGCAGTCGATGAAGAAGGCCAAGCGGTCCAACCCGCTCTTCCTGCTCGACGAGATCGACAAGATGGGCCAGGACTTCCGTGGCGATCCGTCTTCGGCGCTTCTGGAAGTACTCGATCCGGAACAGAACTCGACCTTCATGGATCACTATCTCGAGGTTGAATACGACCTCTCGAACGTGATGTTCATCACCACGGCGAACACGCTGAACATTCCGCCGCCGCTGATGGACCGCATGGAAGTCATCCGTATCGCCGGCTACACGGAGGAGGAAAAGCTGGAGATCGCCAAGCGACACCTGCTGCCGAAGGCGATCCGCGATCATGCGCTGCAGCCGAACGAATTCTCCGTGACCGACGGCGCGCTGATGGCGGTGATCCAGACCTACACACGCGAAGCGGGCGTTCGCAACTTCGAACGCGAGCTGATGAAGCTTGCCCGCAAGGCAGTGACCGAGATCCTCAAGGGCAAGACCAAGAAGGTCGAGGTGACGGCCGACAACGTCAACGACTATCTCGGCGTGCCGCGCTTCCGTCATGGTGAAGCCGAGCGCGACGATCAGG contains the following coding sequences:
- the lon gene encoding endopeptidase La → MTNKTPPAESATYPVLPLRDIVVFPHMIVPLFVGREKSIRALEEVMGTDKQIMLATQINATDDDPEPSAIYRVGTIANVLQLLKLPDGTVKVLVEGRARAEIDRYTAREDFYEAVAHVLREPEEDPVEIEALSRSVVSEFESYVKLNKKISPEVVGVASQIDDYSKLADTVASHLSIKIVEKQEMLETTSVKMRLEKALGFMEGEISVLQVEKRIRSRVKRQMEKTQREYYLNEQMKAIQKELGDSEDGRDEMAELEERIAKTKLSKEAREKADAELKKLRQMSPMSAEATVVRNYLDWLLGLPWGKKSKIKTDLNHAEKVLELDHFGLDKVKERIVEYLAVQARSTKIKGPILCLVGPPGVGKTSLAKSIAKATGREYIRMALGGVRDEAEIRGHRRTYIGSMPGKVVQSMKKAKRSNPLFLLDEIDKMGQDFRGDPSSALLEVLDPEQNSTFMDHYLEVEYDLSNVMFITTANTLNIPPPLMDRMEVIRIAGYTEEEKLEIAKRHLLPKAIRDHALQPNEFSVTDGALMAVIQTYTREAGVRNFERELMKLARKAVTEILKGKTKKVEVTADNVNDYLGVPRFRHGEAERDDQVGVVTGLAWTEVGGELLTIEGVMMPGKGRMTVTGNLRDVMKESISAAASYVRSRAIDFGIEPPLFDKRDIHVHVPEGATPKDGPSAGVAMATAIVSVMTGIPIHKDVAMTGEITLRGRVLPIGGLKEKLLAALRGGIKKVLIPEENAKDLAEIPDNVKNNLEIIPVSRMGEVLEHALTRRPEPIEWDPASHASTISPVDSQDEAGASIAH